In the Mesotoga infera genome, one interval contains:
- a CDS encoding sugar ABC transporter permease, which yields MDYLSKRVQILLFILPGLILVGLFVYGFTAWTLQVSFTNWRDVGSAGDFVGLDNYIRLFSTDRVFKASLVNTLKLTLVFIGVTVPLGLFLAVLLDLNLKGRQIFRLIFLLPLSFSFVASASMWTWMFSPQIGSINALLRAIGLGSLAQPWITSDKQALFCIAIAYVWQFSGFSTLVYYAGISGVAPEISEAAKIDGASTFQRYMKVIIPMQRPATLTVLMILLMYSLRVFDLVWLMTGGGPGSSSEILSTFMFRTAFNRNRFGYGASVGIVMFVISILIVIPFFARLRRSEYE from the coding sequence TTGGATTATTTGAGCAAGAGGGTACAGATCTTACTATTCATTTTACCAGGTTTGATTCTTGTTGGCCTGTTTGTCTATGGCTTCACTGCATGGACACTCCAAGTATCGTTCACTAATTGGCGGGACGTTGGCTCGGCAGGAGATTTCGTCGGCCTCGACAATTACATAAGACTTTTTTCAACAGACAGGGTCTTCAAGGCTTCGCTGGTAAATACTCTGAAGCTTACTCTTGTGTTCATCGGGGTAACGGTTCCTCTTGGCCTTTTCTTAGCTGTACTTTTGGATCTCAATCTAAAAGGAAGACAGATATTCAGGTTGATATTTTTGCTCCCGCTCTCCTTTTCCTTTGTAGCATCGGCATCGATGTGGACGTGGATGTTTTCTCCTCAGATAGGTTCCATAAATGCTCTGCTTAGAGCCATAGGGCTTGGCTCGCTTGCTCAGCCGTGGATCACTTCCGACAAACAGGCTCTGTTTTGTATTGCTATCGCCTATGTGTGGCAGTTTTCAGGCTTTTCAACACTCGTCTACTATGCGGGAATCAGTGGGGTTGCTCCCGAAATAAGTGAAGCTGCAAAGATCGATGGAGCCTCCACTTTCCAGAGATACATGAAAGTAATTATCCCGATGCAGAGGCCGGCAACCTTGACAGTTCTAATGATTCTGCTCATGTATTCATTGAGAGTATTCGATCTTGTCTGGCTTATGACCGGTGGAGGACCGGGTAGTTCTTCTGAGATACTTTCGACTTTTATGTTTAGGACGGCCTTCAACAGAAACAGATTTGGATATGGTGCTTCGGTCGGGATCGTGATGTTTGTTATATCGATCTTGATAGTCATT